One part of the Arabidopsis thaliana chromosome 4, partial sequence genome encodes these proteins:
- the SUVH9 gene encoding SU(VAR)3-9 homolog 9 (SU(VAR)3-9 homolog 9 (SUVH9); FUNCTIONS IN: zinc ion binding, histone-lysine N-methyltransferase activity; INVOLVED IN: DNA mediated transformation; LOCATED IN: nucleus, chloroplast; EXPRESSED IN: 24 plant structures; EXPRESSED DURING: 13 growth stages; CONTAINS InterPro DOMAIN/s: SET domain (InterPro:IPR001214), SRA-YDG (InterPro:IPR003105), Pre-SET zinc-binding sub-group (InterPro:IPR003606), Pre-SET domain (InterPro:IPR007728); BEST Arabidopsis thaliana protein match is: SU(VAR)3-9 homolog 2 (TAIR:AT2G33290.1); Has 35333 Blast hits to 34131 proteins in 2444 species: Archae - 798; Bacteria - 22429; Metazoa - 974; Fungi - 991; Plants - 531; Viruses - 0; Other Eukaryotes - 9610 (source: NCBI BLink).) — protein MGSSHIPLDPSLNPSPSLIPKLEPVTESTQNLAFQLPNTNPQALISSAVSDFNEATDFSSDYNTVAESARSAFAQRLQRHDDVAVLDSLTGAIVPVEENPEPEPNPYSTSDSSPSVATQRPRPQPRSSELVRITDVGPESERQFREHVRKTRMIYDSLRMFLMMEEAKRNGVGGRRARADGKAGKAGSMMRDCMLWMNRDKRIVGSIPGVQVGDIFFFRFELCVMGLHGHPQSGIDFLTGSLSSNGEPIATSVIVSGGYEDDDDQGDVIMYTGQGGQDRLGRQAEHQRLEGGNLAMERSMYYGIEVRVIRGLKYENEVSSRVYVYDGLFRIVDSWFDVGKSGFGVFKYRLERIEGQAEMGSSVLKFARTLKTNPLSVRPRGYINFDISNGKENVPVYLFNDIDSDQEPLYYEYLAQTSFPPGLFVQQSGNASGCDCVNGCGSGCLCEAKNSGEIAYDYNGTLIRQKPLIHECGSACQCPPSCRNRVTQKGLRNRLEVFRSLETGWGVRSLDVLHAGAFICEYAGVALTREQANILTMNGDTLVYPARFSSARWEDWGDLSQVLADFERPSYPDIPPVDFAMDVSKMRNVACYISHSTDPNVIVQFVLHDHNSLMFPRVMLFAAENIPPMTELSLDYGVVDDWNAKLAICN, from the coding sequence ATGGGTTCTTCTCACATTCCTCTTGATCCGTCTCTAAATCCGTCACCTTCACTGATCCCAAAGCTTGAACCAGTCACTGAATCAACCCAAAACTTGGCCTTTCAACTTCCAAACACAAACCCACAAGCCCTAATTTCATCAGCCGTCTCCGATTTCAACGAAGCCACAGACTTTTCCTCAGATTACAACACCGTCGCCGAGTCAGCCCGGTCTGCTTTCGCTCAACGGCTTCAACGTCACGATGATGTTGCGGTTCTTGATTCCTTAACCGGAGCAATCGTACCGGTTGAGGAGAATCCGGAACCGGAACCGAATCCTTACTCAACCAGTGACTCTTCACCGTCGGTTGCTACTCAACGACCTAGACCGCAGCCACGTTCGTCGGAGCTAGTGAGGATCACTGATGTTGGACCTGAAAGTGAGAGACAGTTTCGTGAACATGTGAGGAAGACGAGAATGATTTATGATTCTCTTAGGATGTTTTTGATGATGGAAGAAGCTAAACGTAATGGGGTTGGTGGAAGAAGAGCTAGAGCTGATGGTAAAGCTGGTAAAGCTGGTTCAATGATGAGAGATTGTATGTTGTGGATGAATCGTGATAAACGAATCGTCGGTTCGATTCCCGGTGTTCAAGTTGGggatatcttcttctttaggtTTGAGTTATGTGTCATGGGCTTACATGGACACCCTCAATCTGGGATCGATTTTCTTACAGGGAGTCTTAGTTCTAATGGGGAGCCAATAGCTACTAGTGTGATTGTTTCTGGTGGGtatgaggatgatgatgatcaaggAGATGTGATTATGTATACAGGTCAGGGTGGACAAGATAGGCTTGGAAGGCAAGCTGAACATCAGAGGCTGGAAGGTGGAAACCTTGCGATGGAACGGAGTATGTATTATGGGATTGAAGTGAGAGTTATTAGAGGGTTGAAGTATGAGAATGAGGTTTCTAGTAGAGTTTATGTTTATGATGGGTTGTTTAGGATTGTTGATTCTTGGTTTGATGTTGGGAAGTCTGGTTTCGGTGTGTTTAAATATCGGTTGGAGAGGATTGAAGGACAGGCTGAGATGGGTAGTTCGGTGTTGAAGTTTGCTAGGACTCTTAAGACTAATCCATTGTCTGTGAGACCGAGAGGTTACATCAATTTCGATATCTCGAATGGGAAGGAGAATGTTCCTGTCTATTTGTTTAACGACATTGACAGCGATCAAGAACCTTTGTATTATGAGTATCTTGCGCAAACTTCGTTTCCTCCTGGCTTATTTGTTCAGCAAAGTGGTAATGCAAGTGGATGTGACTGTGTCAATGGTTGTGGCAGTGGCTGCCTTTGTGAAGCCAAGAATTCAGGTGAGATTGCTTATGATTATAATGGGACGCTAATAAGACAGAAACCGTTGATACATGAATGTGGATCAGCGTGTCAGTGCCCTCCAAGCTGTCGAAACCGTGTGACTCAAAAGGGTTTGAGGAATAGGCTAGAAGTGTTTAGGTCACTGGAAACGGGTTGGGGAGTTCGGTCTTTGGATGTATTACATGCTGGTGCTTTTATTTGTGAGTATGCTGGGGTTGCTTTGACAAGGGAACAAGCCAACATTCTGACCATGAACGGTGATACATTGGTATATCCTGCTCGTTTCTCTTCTGCGAGATGGGAAGATTGGGGAGATCTGTCTCAGGTCCTTGCTGATTTCGAGCGGCCTTCTTATCCTGATATTCCTCCGGTTGATTTCGCAATGGATGTGTCCAAGATGAGGAATGTTGCTTGTTACATAAGCCACAGTACTGATCCGAATGTCATTGTCCAGTTTGTACTCCATGATCACAACAGTCTCATGTTCCCTAGAGTCATGCTTTTCGCTGCTGAAAACATCCCTCCCATGACTGAGCTCAGCCTTGATTACGGAGTAGTTGATGATTGGAACGCCAAGCTTGCCATTTGTAATTAA